Proteins co-encoded in one Anaerolineae bacterium genomic window:
- a CDS encoding glycoside hydrolase family 3 C-terminal domain-containing protein yields the protein MKEKIENLLQQMTLAEKVSMAAGSTMWNSTGVERLGIPAVKVTDGPNGARGGHLFGGVSAACFPVGIALASTWNTDLVEQIGQALGQEAKTKGAHILLAPTVNIHRSPLNGRNFECYSEDPYLTARLAVAYINGVQSQNVGACIKHFVCNDSEFERMSISSEVAERPLREIYLLPFETAVKEAKPWSVMSSYNRINGTYACDNVYLLTDILKNEWGFEGIVMSDWFGTKSTVEAANAGLDLEMPGPPQWMGDKLLQAVKEGRVSEAVIDDKVRRLLRIVFKSGVFDDPAERPEQAVDSPEHRRLIRQAAGEAMVLLKNDRNVLPLDPNKIKTLAIIGPNVKGAPIMGGGSARVKPHHIVTAFEGITQRAGDTIELAYELGCPHHKLLPVLNSSWLTALTAATSGLQMEYFNSLDLSGEVVATAVADTAEIVWFGDLAQGVDPEKFSARLTANFTAPESGRYTFSLVSVGLSRLYLDGQELIDNWSEQFPGESFFGMGSREMKAEVELQAGRVYALKIEYSREKASMLAGLRVGCLLPIPEDAIKRAATLAAGADVALLFVGTTDEWESEGFDRPGMDLPGEQNLLVEKVAAANPNTVVVLNTGSPHAMPWLDKVAGVVQAWFPGQEAGHALADVLFGDVNPSGKLSQTFPKRLADNPAFINYPGENGRVYYGEGLFVGYRYYEKKMIEPLFPFGYGLSYTTFEYNNLALNAKEYAYGDTIQVSVAVTNTGRREGKEVVQLYVRDVRSSLARPEKELKAFKKVALKPGETQTVAFTLDGRALSFYDPEKQGWVAEAGEFEILVGSSSQDIRARATFFLQTSGLVSDVEGNSAKLGVKNTLKELLANAAAKAILEKHFGEMMRSPQLAVGMDFSLEQIAGFVPDVLTPDKLRQLDEELGTL from the coding sequence ATGAAAGAAAAAATTGAAAATCTGTTACAACAAATGACCCTGGCCGAAAAAGTGTCTATGGCTGCCGGTTCCACCATGTGGAATTCCACCGGCGTTGAACGGCTGGGGATTCCGGCCGTCAAGGTAACCGACGGGCCGAACGGAGCCAGAGGCGGCCATCTTTTTGGTGGGGTTTCGGCGGCGTGTTTTCCGGTGGGCATTGCCCTGGCCTCCACCTGGAATACGGACCTGGTTGAGCAAATTGGCCAGGCTCTGGGCCAGGAAGCCAAAACCAAAGGGGCGCACATTCTGCTGGCGCCTACGGTCAACATTCATCGGTCCCCCTTGAATGGCCGGAACTTTGAGTGTTACTCCGAAGACCCCTATCTCACCGCCCGGCTGGCGGTGGCCTATATCAACGGCGTGCAGAGCCAGAACGTGGGGGCGTGCATCAAACATTTTGTATGCAACGACTCTGAGTTTGAGCGGATGAGCATCAGTTCCGAGGTGGCCGAGCGCCCCCTGCGCGAAATTTACCTGCTGCCGTTTGAAACAGCGGTGAAAGAAGCCAAACCCTGGTCGGTCATGTCGTCGTACAATCGCATCAACGGCACGTATGCCTGCGATAATGTCTACCTGCTCACCGACATCCTGAAAAATGAATGGGGTTTTGAGGGCATTGTGATGTCCGATTGGTTTGGCACCAAAAGCACGGTTGAAGCGGCCAACGCCGGGCTGGACCTGGAAATGCCCGGCCCCCCGCAATGGATGGGCGATAAACTGCTCCAGGCGGTCAAAGAGGGTCGCGTCAGCGAGGCTGTGATTGACGATAAAGTGCGGCGCTTACTGCGCATCGTCTTCAAATCTGGCGTGTTTGACGATCCGGCCGAGCGCCCCGAGCAGGCCGTGGACAGCCCCGAACATCGTCGTCTGATTCGACAGGCTGCCGGCGAGGCAATGGTGCTGTTGAAGAATGACCGCAATGTGTTGCCCCTTGATCCGAACAAGATTAAAACGCTGGCCATTATTGGGCCAAACGTCAAGGGCGCGCCGATTATGGGCGGCGGCAGCGCGCGGGTCAAACCCCATCATATTGTCACCGCTTTTGAGGGCATCACCCAACGCGCCGGTGATACTATTGAACTGGCCTATGAATTGGGGTGTCCCCATCACAAATTGTTGCCCGTCTTGAACTCCTCTTGGTTGACTGCCCTCACCGCTGCAACATCTGGCTTGCAGATGGAATATTTCAACAGTCTTGATCTATCGGGCGAAGTGGTGGCGACCGCCGTGGCCGATACCGCAGAAATTGTGTGGTTTGGCGATCTGGCCCAGGGGGTGGATCCGGAAAAATTCTCTGCTCGTTTGACGGCTAACTTTACCGCGCCTGAAAGCGGGAGGTACACCTTTAGCTTGGTCAGTGTCGGGTTAAGCCGGTTGTATCTTGATGGCCAGGAGTTGATTGATAACTGGAGCGAACAATTCCCCGGCGAGTCCTTCTTTGGCATGGGCAGCCGGGAAATGAAGGCCGAGGTTGAGTTACAGGCCGGGCGCGTTTATGCCCTAAAAATTGAGTACAGCCGCGAGAAAGCTTCAATGCTGGCCGGGCTACGGGTGGGTTGTTTGTTGCCCATTCCTGAAGACGCCATTAAACGGGCGGCAACCCTGGCTGCCGGGGCCGATGTGGCGTTGCTCTTTGTGGGCACTACGGATGAATGGGAAAGTGAGGGCTTCGACCGGCCCGGCATGGACCTGCCCGGCGAGCAAAATCTATTGGTGGAAAAAGTGGCCGCCGCCAATCCCAATACGGTAGTGGTGCTCAATACCGGCTCGCCGCATGCAATGCCCTGGCTGGATAAAGTGGCGGGGGTGGTGCAGGCCTGGTTCCCCGGCCAGGAGGCGGGCCACGCCCTTGCCGACGTGCTGTTTGGCGATGTTAATCCCTCGGGCAAATTGTCCCAAACCTTTCCCAAACGTCTGGCCGACAATCCGGCGTTTATCAATTACCCCGGCGAGAATGGCCGGGTGTACTACGGCGAGGGCCTGTTTGTGGGCTATCGCTATTACGAAAAGAAAATGATCGAGCCGCTCTTCCCCTTTGGCTACGGTCTCTCCTACACCACATTTGAGTATAACAACCTGGCTCTCAACGCCAAAGAATATGCTTATGGCGATACCATCCAGGTGAGTGTGGCTGTCACCAACACCGGCCGGCGCGAGGGCAAAGAGGTGGTCCAACTCTACGTGCGGGATGTGAGGTCTAGCCTGGCCCGGCCCGAAAAAGAGTTAAAGGCCTTCAAAAAAGTAGCCCTCAAACCGGGCGAAACCCAAACCGTGGCCTTCACGCTGGATGGACGGGCCTTGTCGTTCTATGATCCTGAAAAGCAGGGCTGGGTGGCCGAGGCGGGTGAATTTGAAATTCTGGTGGGCAGCTCATCGCAAGATATTCGGGCGCGGGCCACGTTTTTCTTGCAAACCTCCGGCTTGGTCAGCGACGTGGAGGGTAATTCGGCCAAACTTGGCGTCAAAAATACGCTGAAAGAATTGCTGGCTAATGCAGCGGCCAAAGCCATTCTGGAAAAACATTTTGGCGAGATGATGCGGTCGCCCCAACTGGCGGTGGGCATGGACTTTTCGCTGGAACAGATAGCCGGATTTGTGCCGGATGTGTTAACGCCGGATAAGTTGCGGCAGCTTGATGAGGAATTAGGGACGTTGTAG